A segment of the Microscilla marina ATCC 23134 genome:
GTACATAGTCAGGGAAAATTTGTTGAAGGTGATGCTCCAGGTGCACTACATAATCTAACACTAAGTCACTTAAGCTAACTTCAGCCTTTTCTGTAGCCATACTATGTGGTTCTCGGTCTTTGTTCCAGGCATTATTTGGAATATGTCGAATGATATGGCAAATGTGTATATTATACCAATACCATAGTTCGATTACATCTCTCCAGTTACTTTCCTGAAAACGTTGTGTGTCAACTAAAGCCTTTTGAGGGTATGCTTCAAAAATAAGGTCATCTCTCCATTGTGCTTTGATAAACCTTTGGCTGTTATAAGTTGCAGAATCTATCAGGTGACCCATAATTTGTATAGGCGACCATTTGCCTGGTGCAAGTGCTTGACTTTGAACCTGGTTAGGTAGATTCAACAATTGAGCAAGTATTTTGTCAAGTATTTTATCTTGAAGTAATTTAGCT
Coding sequences within it:
- a CDS encoding DinB family protein; translation: MKQSTAAKLLQDKILDKILAQLLNLPNQVQSQALAPGKWSPIQIMGHLIDSATYNSQRFIKAQWRDDLIFEAYPQKALVDTQRFQESNWRDVIELWYWYNIHICHIIRHIPNNAWNKDREPHSMATEKAEVSLSDLVLDYVVHLEHHLQQIFPDYVRQINPEQTQ